A region of Cucumis melo cultivar AY chromosome 2, USDA_Cmelo_AY_1.0, whole genome shotgun sequence DNA encodes the following proteins:
- the LOC103491985 gene encoding uncharacterized protein LOC103491985 isoform X4 has translation MQNLENIHVNPHNAEVQKQLNENPFLFSSFSVGRSSLFEEIDKTHLEVPFNRNHKLVVKIVAKVKDEHKLFDEMRRRILSFKNHKYLVSFLNKEHLEHFQVLAELQVPYLVGGDAD, from the exons ATGcaaaatctagaaaatatcCATGTGAATCCACATAATGCAGAGGTACAAAAACAACTAAATGAGAATCCATTCCTTTTCTCATCCTTTTCAGTTGGGAGAAGCTCTCTTTTT GAAGAAATCGACAAAACACATCTGGAAGTGCCTTTCAATCGCAATCACAA gtTGGTGGTAAAAATTGTGGCTAAAGTGAAAGATGAACATAAGCTATTTGATGAAATGCGAAGGagaattttaagttttaagaaCCACAAGTATTT ggtttcttttttaaacaagGAGCATTTGGAGCATTTTCAAGTTCTTGCAGAACTACAAGTCCCTTAC CTGGTCGGTGGAGATGCCGATTGA
- the LOC103491985 gene encoding uncharacterized protein LOC103491985 isoform X2 — MQNLENIHVNPHNAEVQKQLNENPFLFSSFSVGRSSLFEEIDKTHLEVPFNRNHKLVVKIVAKVKDEHKLFDEMRRRILSFKNHKYFIWSIFKFLQNYKSLTWSVEMPIDFYINGTAISVCLKFLIIYPCCFGVCTQLASEPIFLTRPSN, encoded by the exons ATGcaaaatctagaaaatatcCATGTGAATCCACATAATGCAGAGGTACAAAAACAACTAAATGAGAATCCATTCCTTTTCTCATCCTTTTCAGTTGGGAGAAGCTCTCTTTTT GAAGAAATCGACAAAACACATCTGGAAGTGCCTTTCAATCGCAATCACAA gtTGGTGGTAAAAATTGTGGCTAAAGTGAAAGATGAACATAAGCTATTTGATGAAATGCGAAGGagaattttaagttttaagaaCCACAAGTATTT CATTTGGAGCATTTTCAAGTTCTTGCAGAACTACAAGTCCCTTAC CTGGTCGGTGGAGATGCCGATTGATTTCTATATAAACGGCACAGCTATATCAGTATGTCTTAAATTCCTCATCATTTACCCTTGTTGTTTCGGTGTCTGCACTCAATTAGCCAGTGAACCTATATTTTTAACGAGACCATCAAATTAG
- the LOC103491985 gene encoding uncharacterized protein LOC103491985 isoform X1 gives MQNLENIHVNPHNAEVQKQLNENPFLFSSFSVGRSSLFEEIDKTHLEVPFNRNHKLVVKIVAKVKDEHKLFDEMRRRILSFKNHKYLSIWSIFKFLQNYKSLTWSVEMPIDFYINGTAISVCLKFLIIYPCCFGVCTQLASEPIFLTRPSN, from the exons ATGcaaaatctagaaaatatcCATGTGAATCCACATAATGCAGAGGTACAAAAACAACTAAATGAGAATCCATTCCTTTTCTCATCCTTTTCAGTTGGGAGAAGCTCTCTTTTT GAAGAAATCGACAAAACACATCTGGAAGTGCCTTTCAATCGCAATCACAA gtTGGTGGTAAAAATTGTGGCTAAAGTGAAAGATGAACATAAGCTATTTGATGAAATGCGAAGGagaattttaagttttaagaaCCACAAGTATTT GAGCATTTGGAGCATTTTCAAGTTCTTGCAGAACTACAAGTCCCTTAC CTGGTCGGTGGAGATGCCGATTGATTTCTATATAAACGGCACAGCTATATCAGTATGTCTTAAATTCCTCATCATTTACCCTTGTTGTTTCGGTGTCTGCACTCAATTAGCCAGTGAACCTATATTTTTAACGAGACCATCAAATTAG
- the LOC103491985 gene encoding uncharacterized protein LOC103491985 isoform X3 — translation MQNLENIHVNPHNAEEEIDKTHLEVPFNRNHKLVVKIVAKVKDEHKLFDEMRRRILSFKNHKYLSIWSIFKFLQNYKSLTWSVEMPIDFYINGTAISVCLKFLIIYPCCFGVCTQLASEPIFLTRPSN, via the exons ATGcaaaatctagaaaatatcCATGTGAATCCACATAATGCAGAG GAAGAAATCGACAAAACACATCTGGAAGTGCCTTTCAATCGCAATCACAA gtTGGTGGTAAAAATTGTGGCTAAAGTGAAAGATGAACATAAGCTATTTGATGAAATGCGAAGGagaattttaagttttaagaaCCACAAGTATTT GAGCATTTGGAGCATTTTCAAGTTCTTGCAGAACTACAAGTCCCTTAC CTGGTCGGTGGAGATGCCGATTGATTTCTATATAAACGGCACAGCTATATCAGTATGTCTTAAATTCCTCATCATTTACCCTTGTTGTTTCGGTGTCTGCACTCAATTAGCCAGTGAACCTATATTTTTAACGAGACCATCAAATTAG